In the genome of Armatimonadota bacterium, one region contains:
- the nuoL gene encoding NADH-quinone oxidoreductase subunit L, with product MLELAWLIPIIPFVACAVLMFFGSALTRRIGEKVGWVGVTGIAATIPFSLGCLTDLILGGAPIDRAVEWAQVGKFAIHVGYMVDPLSAVMLVMVSIVATCIQIYSIGYMHGDPRFSRFFAYLCLFCGSMFLICIANNFLMLYAGWELVGLCSYLLIGFWFERKSASDAANKAFITTRIGDVGFAIGILILFFHVPSLLFAETFEQVNAGAIPAWLAGVAALFLFCGAVGKSAQFPLHVWLPDAMEGPTPVSALIHAATMVAAGVFMVARLFPLFYSSLTEPVLFGAPALTIVSVIGLITALMAATMGVVQNDIKRVLAYSTISQLGYMMVALGLGVAGFTAGVFHLITHAFFKSLLFLGSGSVIHGCHDEQDMRKMGGLARKMPVTYFTFWVGTLALAGFPLFAGFFSKDEIMLAAWNSAGEGGTWVFFWGLELGALLTAFYMGRLCFMTFSGRPREAAEHAHESPKLMTVPLVILAVFALLLGWVGTPWVAGNLFHQFVHFVPHEAAHLSAHGADAGGMHEGGTNWAVIGISTLMAVGGLFLAAVIYLWKLIPLEAITWPRWPSFEEYRQGKTVWLPEIPCGLGNLPGVAPALDCLRARILESRYQLEVVIPDTLRRPLHPWYQLVANKFYFDEIYAAVPVGLTFALARGCRLVDTYVVDGAVNAVGWLTRWVFSMGSWFFDVVIVDGLVNLAGYMSRWVGEFGSRLQVGRVQEYVSGFVLFAWGIAAVLFLALFVLHNEVIMDLIRRALGG from the coding sequence ATGCTTGAACTTGCCTGGCTGATACCCATAATCCCATTCGTGGCCTGTGCGGTGCTGATGTTCTTCGGCAGCGCCCTGACCCGTCGCATCGGCGAGAAGGTGGGCTGGGTCGGGGTTACGGGCATTGCCGCCACGATCCCCTTCTCGCTGGGCTGCCTGACGGACCTGATCCTGGGGGGGGCCCCCATCGATCGGGCCGTGGAATGGGCGCAGGTGGGGAAGTTCGCCATCCATGTCGGATACATGGTGGATCCGCTGAGCGCCGTGATGCTGGTGATGGTCAGCATCGTGGCCACCTGCATCCAGATTTACAGTATCGGCTACATGCACGGCGACCCACGGTTCAGCCGCTTCTTCGCGTACCTGTGTCTCTTCTGCGGATCGATGTTCCTGATCTGCATCGCCAACAATTTCCTGATGCTCTACGCCGGCTGGGAGCTGGTGGGGCTGTGCTCGTACCTGCTCATCGGGTTCTGGTTTGAGCGGAAGAGTGCATCAGACGCTGCGAACAAGGCCTTCATCACCACCCGCATCGGTGACGTGGGCTTCGCTATCGGCATTCTGATTCTCTTCTTCCACGTGCCCAGTCTGCTCTTCGCTGAGACCTTCGAGCAGGTGAACGCCGGAGCGATCCCCGCCTGGCTTGCGGGAGTTGCGGCCCTGTTCCTGTTCTGCGGCGCAGTTGGCAAGAGCGCCCAGTTCCCGCTGCACGTGTGGCTCCCGGACGCCATGGAGGGCCCCACTCCGGTGAGTGCCCTGATTCACGCCGCCACGATGGTTGCGGCCGGCGTGTTCATGGTCGCCCGTCTGTTCCCGCTCTTCTACTCGTCGCTTACTGAGCCGGTCCTGTTCGGGGCACCGGCGCTCACCATCGTTTCCGTCATCGGCCTGATTACTGCGCTCATGGCCGCAACCATGGGCGTGGTTCAGAATGACATTAAGCGCGTGCTGGCGTACTCCACCATCTCCCAGCTTGGGTACATGATGGTCGCGCTGGGTCTGGGTGTGGCGGGATTCACTGCGGGCGTGTTCCATCTCATTACCCACGCGTTTTTCAAGTCCCTGCTCTTCCTGGGTTCCGGCAGCGTCATCCACGGCTGTCACGACGAACAAGACATGCGGAAAATGGGCGGATTGGCCCGGAAAATGCCGGTAACCTACTTCACGTTCTGGGTTGGAACGCTGGCGCTTGCTGGTTTCCCGCTGTTCGCCGGCTTCTTCTCGAAGGACGAGATTATGCTGGCGGCGTGGAACTCCGCGGGTGAGGGCGGGACCTGGGTCTTCTTCTGGGGGCTCGAGTTGGGTGCGCTGCTGACCGCGTTTTATATGGGCCGCCTGTGCTTTATGACATTCAGCGGCCGGCCCCGCGAGGCTGCGGAGCACGCCCATGAGAGCCCGAAGTTGATGACCGTCCCGCTGGTGATCCTGGCCGTCTTCGCGCTGCTTCTCGGATGGGTGGGTACGCCCTGGGTGGCCGGCAACCTGTTCCACCAATTCGTGCATTTCGTCCCGCACGAGGCGGCGCACCTGTCCGCTCACGGGGCCGACGCAGGTGGCATGCATGAGGGCGGGACGAACTGGGCCGTCATCGGGATATCCACCCTCATGGCGGTGGGCGGCCTGTTTCTCGCGGCCGTGATTTACCTTTGGAAGCTGATTCCGCTGGAGGCCATCACATGGCCGCGCTGGCCTAGCTTCGAGGAGTACCGCCAAGGCAAGACGGTCTGGCTGCCCGAGATCCCCTGCGGTCTGGGCAATCTGCCCGGCGTGGCGCCGGCACTGGATTGCCTTCGGGCGCGGATCCTGGAAAGTCGCTACCAGCTTGAGGTGGTGATTCCAGACACGCTGCGCCGTCCCCTGCACCCCTGGTACCAGTTGGTCGCGAACAAGTTCTACTTTGACGAGATCTACGCTGCAGTGCCCGTGGGCCTGACTTTCGCTCTCGCCCGGGGATGCCGCCTCGTGGATACATACGTGGTGGACGGCGCTGTGAATGCCGTCGGCTGGCTGACGCGCTGGGTGTTCAGCATGGGCTCGTGGTTCTTTGACGTGGTTATTGTCGATGGCCTGGTGAACCTTGCAGGGTACATGAGCCGGTGGGTCGGAGAGTTCGGTAGCCGCCTGCAGGTGGGCCGGGTGCAGGAGTACGTGTCGGGGTTCGTGCTGTTCGCCTGGGGGATCGCGGCTGTGCTGTTCCTGGCCCTGTTCGTTCTGCACAATGAAGTGATTATGGATCTGATTCGGCGCGCGCTGGGAGGCTGA
- a CDS encoding NADH-quinone oxidoreductase subunit D, translating to MADRPAGQTEELVINMGPQHPSTHGVLRVVLTVDGELVVDADPDVGYLHSSLEKIGEALTWRQYVPYTDRYDYLSAINNEFAFVRAVEKLLGIQVTERCEYIRVIMAEVQRIASHLMYFTAMGLDVGATTVYLHCFRDRELLIDLLENTTGQRLLYHYFRIGGLRNDLACDFVDGLRSFIQYFPARLQEYDNLLTRNRIFRARMEKVASISAAEAIRMGMSGPCLRACGVSHDLRKVLGYSVYPEFDFDVPVFQGGDAMARHLVRCEEMRQSLRILEQAIAKLPAGEVNVSVPRAIKPEPGHVYERIEGPRGEVGCYLVSDGSEKPVRVRWRPPSYFNLQPLPVLMRGGYIADTVVAIASLDIMLGDIDK from the coding sequence ATGGCAGACCGACCCGCAGGGCAAACCGAAGAACTGGTCATCAACATGGGGCCACAGCATCCCAGCACCCACGGGGTGCTGCGCGTGGTGCTGACGGTTGACGGCGAACTGGTCGTTGACGCGGACCCAGATGTCGGTTATCTGCACAGCTCGCTGGAGAAGATCGGCGAAGCCCTCACGTGGCGCCAGTATGTGCCCTACACCGACCGCTACGATTACCTGAGCGCTATCAACAATGAGTTTGCTTTCGTGCGGGCGGTGGAGAAGCTTCTGGGCATTCAGGTGACGGAGCGCTGCGAGTACATCCGCGTCATCATGGCCGAGGTGCAGCGCATCGCCAGCCACCTCATGTACTTTACGGCCATGGGGCTGGACGTGGGTGCCACCACGGTCTACCTGCACTGTTTCCGGGATCGCGAGTTGCTCATCGACCTTCTCGAGAACACCACCGGCCAGCGCCTGTTGTATCACTACTTCCGGATCGGCGGTCTGCGCAACGACCTGGCGTGCGACTTCGTGGACGGCCTGCGGAGTTTCATCCAGTACTTCCCGGCGCGTCTGCAGGAGTATGACAATCTGCTCACGCGCAACCGCATTTTCCGGGCGCGCATGGAGAAGGTGGCGTCGATCAGCGCCGCCGAGGCAATCCGCATGGGTATGTCCGGGCCCTGTCTGCGGGCTTGCGGTGTCAGCCATGACCTGCGCAAGGTCCTGGGCTACAGTGTGTACCCCGAGTTCGACTTCGATGTGCCGGTGTTCCAGGGCGGCGACGCCATGGCCCGGCATCTCGTGCGGTGCGAGGAGATGCGCCAGAGCCTTCGGATCCTGGAGCAGGCCATCGCGAAGTTGCCGGCGGGCGAGGTCAATGTGAGCGTGCCGCGGGCTATCAAGCCCGAGCCGGGCCATGTGTACGAGCGCATCGAGGGCCCGCGGGGCGAGGTGGGCTGCTACCTGGTGTCGGACGGTTCGGAGAAGCCGGTGCGCGTTCGCTGGCGGCCGCCTTCGTACTTCAACCTGCAACCGCTGCCGGTGCTCATGCGCGGCGGATACATCGCCGACACCGTGGTTGCCATCGCCAGCCTGGACATCATGCTGGGGGATATTGACAAGTAG
- the nuoK gene encoding NADH-quinone oxidoreductase subunit NuoK: MTLPDVGLTHYLVFASLLFCMGLFAVMVRRHAVAVLLGVELMLNAANINLVAIGRFLAPVSGPAFGGQVFALIVMTLAACEVAVGLAIIICLYRNRGITNPDQASDMKW, from the coding sequence GTGACATTGCCCGACGTCGGCCTCACGCACTACCTGGTATTCGCGTCCCTGCTATTCTGCATGGGCCTGTTCGCCGTCATGGTCCGGCGCCATGCCGTCGCGGTGCTGCTCGGGGTCGAGTTGATGCTGAACGCTGCGAATATCAATCTGGTGGCGATTGGGCGGTTCCTGGCGCCTGTGTCAGGTCCGGCCTTTGGCGGCCAGGTGTTCGCGCTGATCGTCATGACCCTCGCGGCCTGCGAAGTCGCCGTGGGGCTGGCGATCATCATCTGTCTGTACCGCAATCGGGGAATCACCAACCCGGACCAGGCCTCGGACATGAAGTGGTAA
- a CDS encoding type II toxin-antitoxin system HicA family toxin translates to MPKLPVVSGEDTVKALLRPGYVVRRQTGEHRIMQHPENGRVVPVPVHGGKDLKPGTLRSIIRQSGLTVEQFCELLN, encoded by the coding sequence TTGCCTAAGCTGCCGGTAGTCTCGGGGGAGGACACGGTGAAGGCGCTTTTGCGGCCCGGCTACGTCGTACGACGGCAGACGGGCGAGCACAGAATCATGCAGCACCCGGAGAATGGCAGAGTGGTGCCCGTCCCGGTACACGGCGGCAAAGACCTGAAGCCGGGCACCTTGCGCAGTATCATCCGGCAGTCCGGTCTGACCGTTGAACAGTTCTGCGAGTTGCTGAACTGA
- a CDS encoding type II toxin-antitoxin system HicB family antitoxin, translated as MERTYTVVLLREEDGGFSVYVPALDATTQGDDVEEALYMARDMIEGFLALLQEDGKPIPPDAESFTIDVAGVLQAIVRKGTVTEAKAVA; from the coding sequence ATGGAGCGCACCTATACAGTGGTTCTGCTGCGTGAGGAGGACGGCGGCTTCTCCGTCTACGTCCCGGCTCTGGACGCAACCACCCAGGGCGACGACGTCGAGGAAGCCCTGTACATGGCGCGTGACATGATCGAAGGATTTCTCGCTCTGCTGCAGGAGGATGGGAAGCCCATCCCGCCGGACGCCGAGTCCTTCACCATCGATGTTGCGGGCGTGTTGCAGGCAATTGTCCGCAAGGGCACGGTCACCGAGGCGAAGGCGGTTGCCTAA
- the nuoH gene encoding NADH-quinone oxidoreductase subunit NuoH, translating to MMLRSILTAINEWLNGLLTSWGMPEDWARLLVEILAWCAGAVFAIAVMMFAALVLVYLERKVAGYIQARVGPTRVGPIGLFQTPMDAIKLLLKEDIVPIGADKILHAIAPVLFFTVSLMAWAVIPWDKDVVVAAVLDQNVGVLYLLGVSGITVIAMLMGGWGSNNKWSLIGAVRAGAQMLSYEIPLLLSLLCVVLVSESLSFGEIVNRQSAGIIAWNIFRPWLWLPALLFIIAMFAEVARQPFDLPEAESELVAGYHTEYSGMKFALFFLGEYANILLISVVVAVVFLGGWLSPFGPADTIIPGIVWLFAKAALLIFFVLWVRWTLPRMRPDQMMSLSWKFMVPAGFVALAITTACVALIPGA from the coding sequence ATGATGCTCCGATCAATCCTGACCGCAATCAACGAGTGGCTCAACGGTCTGCTCACCTCGTGGGGCATGCCCGAGGACTGGGCGCGCCTGCTGGTTGAGATTCTGGCCTGGTGCGCCGGAGCCGTCTTCGCTATCGCCGTCATGATGTTCGCTGCCCTGGTGCTGGTGTATCTCGAACGCAAGGTGGCCGGGTACATTCAGGCGCGCGTGGGGCCCACCCGCGTCGGCCCGATCGGCCTGTTCCAGACGCCCATGGACGCGATCAAGCTCCTGCTGAAAGAGGACATCGTGCCCATCGGGGCGGACAAGATCCTCCACGCCATCGCGCCGGTGCTGTTCTTCACCGTCTCGCTCATGGCATGGGCGGTCATTCCGTGGGACAAGGACGTGGTCGTGGCAGCGGTGCTGGACCAGAACGTGGGTGTCCTGTACCTGCTGGGCGTCAGCGGCATCACGGTCATCGCTATGCTCATGGGCGGGTGGGGTTCGAACAACAAGTGGTCGCTCATCGGCGCGGTCCGTGCGGGCGCGCAGATGCTCAGTTACGAGATCCCGCTACTGCTGTCGCTGCTGTGCGTGGTGCTGGTGTCGGAGTCTCTGAGTTTCGGAGAGATCGTGAATCGCCAGAGCGCCGGGATCATCGCCTGGAATATCTTCCGGCCGTGGCTGTGGCTGCCGGCGCTCCTTTTCATCATCGCCATGTTCGCGGAAGTGGCCAGGCAGCCTTTCGACCTGCCCGAAGCCGAGAGCGAGCTTGTGGCAGGCTACCATACGGAATATTCGGGCATGAAGTTCGCCCTGTTTTTCCTGGGCGAGTACGCCAATATCCTGCTGATCTCGGTGGTCGTGGCCGTGGTGTTCCTGGGCGGCTGGCTCTCGCCCTTCGGCCCGGCGGACACCATCATCCCGGGCATCGTCTGGCTGTTTGCGAAGGCCGCTCTGCTCATCTTCTTCGTGCTGTGGGTGCGCTGGACACTGCCGCGTATGCGCCCTGACCAGATGATGTCGCTGTCGTGGAAGTTCATGGTGCCCGCGGGGTTCGTGGCGCTTGCGATCACCACCGCCTGCGTGGCCCTGATCCCGGGGGCGTAA
- a CDS encoding NADH-quinone oxidoreductase subunit C, translating to MTELPRDISERFADAAAIGPDGAVEITLAPEDLRGALEYLGLERPEPLEYLIDLFGVDHGDDLEVVYHLSMIGSPMIVRVSAKLPRRGASVQTVTDIWPGASWPEREMLEMYGIGVEGHPDPRHLLLPEGWKGFPLRKDYEYPQDHPWLSRDPLHEEPAVILNKKGDERA from the coding sequence ATGACTGAGCTGCCCCGGGACATCTCCGAGCGTTTCGCCGACGCCGCGGCCATTGGGCCTGACGGCGCGGTGGAAATCACGCTTGCGCCGGAAGACCTGCGCGGGGCCCTTGAGTACCTGGGCCTTGAGCGTCCCGAGCCGCTGGAGTATCTGATCGACCTGTTCGGTGTTGACCACGGCGATGACCTTGAGGTCGTCTATCACTTGTCGATGATCGGTTCGCCGATGATCGTCCGGGTGAGTGCGAAGCTTCCCCGGCGCGGGGCATCGGTGCAGACGGTGACGGACATTTGGCCGGGAGCGTCGTGGCCGGAGCGCGAGATGCTGGAGATGTACGGGATCGGCGTGGAAGGGCATCCGGACCCGCGCCATCTGCTCCTGCCCGAAGGCTGGAAGGGCTTTCCGCTGCGTAAGGATTACGAGTACCCGCAGGATCATCCGTGGCTGAGCCGGGATCCGTTGCATGAAGAGCCCGCCGTCATTCTCAACAAGAAGGGTGACGAGCGGGCCTGA
- a CDS encoding NADH-quinone oxidoreductase subunit M: MSHILSVLIFLPLVGMIIIMLLDRERHVAAIRWTATIFSALTFLVSLAMWGMFASRVPGMQLEVNVPWIQALHVNYHLGVDGLSVPLILLTTLLSLLSVIYSWRITHRVKEYMAFFMLLLTGMLGVFCALDFFLFYVFWEVSLVPMYFLIGIWGGPRREYAAIKFFLYTLVGSLAMLLAILVLYFFSEPHTFDMLELAKQNPMATKGAVWGAFVFWGLFLGFAIKVPLFPFHTWLPDAHVEAPTAGSVILAGVLLKMGTYGFVRVSLPIVPQECQRFAMYIAVLAVISVIYGALCAMAQKDIKKLIAYSSVNHMGYVMLGIAAAVASAEASDLVTNRITALNGAVLQMFNHGIITGALFFLVGVIYDRAHTRDMDAFGGLARQMPVYTGMMMVACFASLGLPGLAGFVSEFMVFLGAFGTYPVMTGLSLLGVVITAAFFLMLIQRVFLGELNQQWQALPDMDGGELAATVPLAIIMLVVGLYPSPVVGVINTSMSGLLEQLRIAVDLVMTGGLPIG, encoded by the coding sequence ATGTCACACATTCTGAGTGTGCTTATCTTCCTGCCCCTGGTCGGCATGATCATCATCATGCTGCTGGACAGGGAGCGCCATGTGGCGGCGATCCGCTGGACTGCCACGATCTTCTCCGCATTGACCTTCCTGGTCTCCCTGGCGATGTGGGGTATGTTCGCCTCGCGCGTGCCCGGGATGCAGTTGGAGGTCAATGTGCCGTGGATCCAGGCGCTCCACGTCAACTATCACCTGGGTGTGGACGGCCTCTCCGTGCCCTTGATTCTACTCACCACGCTGCTGAGCCTGCTTAGCGTGATCTACTCCTGGCGCATCACCCACCGCGTCAAGGAGTACATGGCCTTCTTCATGCTCCTGCTCACCGGCATGCTCGGCGTTTTCTGCGCCCTGGACTTTTTCCTGTTCTACGTTTTCTGGGAAGTTAGCCTCGTCCCGATGTACTTCCTGATCGGCATCTGGGGCGGCCCGCGGCGCGAGTATGCGGCCATCAAGTTCTTCCTGTATACCCTCGTCGGTAGCCTTGCGATGCTCCTGGCGATCCTGGTGCTCTACTTCTTCTCCGAGCCCCACACCTTCGACATGCTGGAACTCGCGAAGCAGAACCCGATGGCGACGAAGGGAGCAGTCTGGGGCGCTTTCGTCTTCTGGGGCCTGTTCCTGGGGTTCGCCATCAAAGTGCCGCTCTTCCCCTTCCACACGTGGTTGCCGGACGCACATGTAGAAGCGCCCACTGCGGGCAGCGTCATCCTGGCCGGTGTGCTGCTGAAGATGGGGACCTACGGTTTCGTCCGGGTGAGTCTGCCCATCGTGCCGCAGGAATGTCAGCGCTTCGCCATGTATATTGCGGTGCTGGCGGTCATCAGCGTTATCTACGGCGCTCTGTGCGCGATGGCTCAGAAGGATATCAAGAAACTCATCGCGTACTCGTCGGTGAACCACATGGGGTACGTGATGCTGGGCATCGCGGCAGCAGTTGCGTCGGCGGAGGCCAGCGACCTCGTGACCAACCGCATCACCGCCCTGAACGGTGCGGTGCTGCAGATGTTCAACCACGGGATTATCACCGGTGCGCTGTTTTTCCTGGTCGGTGTGATCTACGACCGGGCGCATACCCGGGACATGGACGCTTTTGGCGGGCTGGCGCGGCAGATGCCGGTGTATACGGGCATGATGATGGTGGCCTGTTTCGCCAGTCTGGGCCTGCCGGGTCTCGCGGGATTTGTGAGCGAGTTCATGGTCTTCCTGGGCGCTTTCGGCACCTATCCGGTGATGACCGGGCTTTCGCTGCTGGGCGTTGTGATTACGGCGGCGTTCTTCCTGATGCTGATCCAGCGAGTGTTCTTGGGCGAACTCAACCAGCAATGGCAAGCCCTGCCCGATATGGACGGCGGGGAGCTTGCGGCGACCGTCCCGCTGGCTATCATCATGCTGGTGGTGGGTCTGTATCCGTCTCCGGTGGTCGGGGTCATCAACACATCGATGTCCGGGCTGCTGGAACAGTTGCGCATTGCGGTTGATCTTGTAATGACCGGCGGCCTGCCCATCGGCTAG
- a CDS encoding NADH-quinone oxidoreductase subunit N, whose amino-acid sequence MPYTNLQSFAPEIWLCVLGILVLCADLILPARRRAAVPVLAAVGLLVCLKPVLDLWGGAPSTEFHGSFAIDGLSLFIKAFAMLAGAIIIVLSVDFFRRSPAYGEFFSLVVFLVLGVSLLAGATDLVLIYLSFELVSLTSYLLAAWNKKDPKSNEAGMKYFIYGAAASGVMLYGMTLVYAAGGSTNLLVAAGSMMKPVPGAGLALPAALGLVLMLVGFGYKVSMVPFHAWAPDVYEGSPTPVTALFSVAPKAGGLAVLTRVLFTLSPGFELPWQMIIAVLACLTMFVGNLLAIRQTDIKRMLAYSSIAHAGYMLIAVVVGPDELWGMPGLLIYLAAYLFMNLGLFAVAIALERHTGNAAIESFAGLAKTAPALAILTFIFLLSLTGIPPTAGFLGKLYIFAAAIKSRQWAWLAVVGIVNSVISLYYYMNIARLMYFDQRPGERPGTAPVGVLPVIVFMAAGTLLLFLFPEMLIEAARTVLMVR is encoded by the coding sequence ATGCCATACACTAACCTCCAATCCTTCGCGCCGGAAATCTGGCTCTGCGTACTGGGCATACTCGTCTTGTGCGCGGACCTGATTCTGCCGGCAAGACGCCGCGCCGCGGTGCCGGTCCTGGCAGCGGTGGGTCTTCTGGTCTGCCTGAAGCCCGTGCTCGACCTGTGGGGAGGCGCGCCGTCCACCGAGTTCCACGGCAGCTTCGCCATTGATGGCCTGTCCCTTTTCATCAAGGCCTTCGCGATGCTCGCCGGGGCGATCATCATCGTCCTGTCGGTGGACTTCTTCCGCCGAAGCCCGGCGTATGGCGAGTTCTTCTCCCTGGTCGTGTTCCTGGTGTTGGGAGTGAGTCTGCTTGCCGGTGCCACCGACCTGGTTCTGATCTACCTGAGCTTCGAGTTGGTCAGTCTGACATCATACCTGCTCGCCGCCTGGAATAAGAAGGACCCGAAGTCCAATGAAGCGGGGATGAAGTATTTCATCTATGGCGCGGCGGCCAGTGGGGTCATGCTGTACGGGATGACGCTCGTGTATGCGGCGGGAGGTTCCACGAACCTGCTCGTGGCGGCCGGCAGCATGATGAAGCCCGTTCCGGGCGCCGGGCTTGCGTTACCCGCGGCGCTTGGCCTGGTGCTCATGCTGGTGGGATTTGGCTACAAGGTCAGCATGGTTCCCTTCCACGCCTGGGCGCCAGATGTCTACGAGGGCTCTCCCACACCGGTGACCGCGCTGTTCTCGGTGGCGCCGAAGGCCGGGGGTCTCGCTGTGCTCACGCGAGTGTTGTTTACCCTCTCTCCGGGCTTCGAGTTGCCTTGGCAGATGATCATCGCGGTGCTCGCCTGCCTGACGATGTTTGTGGGCAATCTTCTCGCAATCCGCCAGACCGACATCAAGCGCATGCTGGCTTACTCCAGCATCGCCCATGCGGGGTACATGCTGATCGCGGTGGTCGTGGGCCCGGATGAGCTGTGGGGAATGCCCGGCCTGCTTATCTATCTGGCTGCTTATCTGTTCATGAACCTCGGGCTGTTTGCGGTCGCGATTGCCCTGGAGCGGCACACGGGTAACGCTGCGATCGAGAGCTTCGCCGGCTTGGCCAAGACCGCGCCTGCGCTGGCGATCCTGACCTTTATCTTCCTGCTTTCGTTGACCGGCATCCCGCCTACTGCCGGGTTCCTGGGCAAGCTCTACATATTCGCCGCAGCCATCAAGTCGCGGCAGTGGGCCTGGCTTGCGGTGGTTGGCATCGTAAACAGTGTGATCTCGCTGTACTATTACATGAATATCGCGCGGCTGATGTATTTCGACCAGCGTCCGGGCGAACGACCGGGTACTGCTCCTGTCGGCGTCTTGCCGGTGATCGTCTTCATGGCCGCAGGAACACTCCTGCTCTTCCTGTTCCCGGAAATGTTGATCGAAGCCGCGCGCACCGTGCTCATGGTCCGCTGA
- a CDS encoding NADH-quinone oxidoreductase subunit I: MTRPENSQPARIGLAAEIAGTALSILKGLWVTLITFWRPKVTVQYPHRNPAEDYKPRPGYRGDFALITDRETGQLRCTACMSCVRVCPDKCIHIVGEGKGKERKPTEFYIDIGLCMFCHLCVEACPFDAITMTTDYEQSEYDPRALIRDLDTLTARGLEFEDVQRVQTVCRPEIAGSEAGTEPQ; the protein is encoded by the coding sequence ATGACGCGACCTGAGAACTCACAACCTGCGCGGATCGGACTGGCCGCTGAGATCGCCGGCACGGCCCTGAGCATCCTCAAGGGCCTGTGGGTGACGCTGATCACCTTCTGGCGGCCCAAGGTTACCGTTCAGTACCCGCACCGGAACCCGGCGGAGGACTACAAGCCGCGGCCCGGGTATCGCGGGGATTTCGCGCTGATCACCGACCGCGAAACCGGCCAGCTACGGTGCACCGCCTGCATGAGTTGCGTGCGCGTCTGTCCGGACAAGTGCATCCACATCGTGGGCGAGGGCAAGGGCAAGGAGCGCAAGCCGACCGAGTTCTACATCGACATCGGCCTGTGCATGTTCTGTCACCTGTGCGTAGAGGCGTGTCCCTTCGACGCCATCACGATGACCACCGACTATGAGCAGTCCGAGTACGACCCGCGCGCGCTGATCCGCGACCTGGACACCTTGACCGCGCGCGGCCTTGAGTTCGAGGACGTGCAGCGCGTGCAGACTGTGTGCCGGCCGGAGATCGCCGGATCTGAAGCCGGGACGGAGCCGCAATGA
- a CDS encoding pyridoxamine 5'-phosphate oxidase family protein: MIDPKMRRADREIIDPDEILEIIRASQVCRVGMCCEDGPYIVPMSFGLGDGCLYLHSAGEGRKLEALKHDPRVCVEFEANVELLPSENPCGIGFRYRSALVFGTAEFVTDRAEKQRALDILVAQYVQGMAPVPDPALDGVTVVRVDIARMTGKKAHC, translated from the coding sequence GTGATTGACCCGAAGATGCGCCGAGCCGACCGGGAAATCATCGACCCGGACGAGATCCTGGAGATCATCCGGGCGAGCCAGGTCTGTCGGGTTGGCATGTGTTGCGAGGATGGGCCCTACATCGTGCCCATGTCCTTCGGTCTCGGTGACGGTTGTCTCTATCTGCACAGCGCGGGGGAAGGCCGGAAGCTTGAGGCCCTGAAGCACGACCCACGAGTGTGCGTGGAGTTCGAAGCGAACGTTGAACTGCTGCCGTCCGAAAACCCCTGCGGGATTGGGTTCCGATACCGCAGCGCACTGGTTTTCGGCACGGCTGAGTTCGTGACGGATCGCGCGGAGAAGCAGCGCGCACTGGACATCCTCGTTGCGCAGTATGTGCAGGGGATGGCGCCGGTGCCCGACCCAGCGCTAGATGGCGTGACCGTGGTTCGCGTGGATATCGCGCGCATGACCGGTAAGAAGGCCCACTGCTGA
- a CDS encoding NADH-quinone oxidoreductase subunit J: MTANDWLEQLGFLLVALFTLGCALGVILARRVMHAALWLLPTLFGVAGAFALMGAHVLFALQILVYAGAIAVLILFGVMLMEDTAARDRLPRWISKRLPVKYEPQTNVVLYYYSGMQHVIAGVLAAGGLFVVTVAALAEAAWFHQWKPLRPELPGRGLGTDVQRIGEMFLDAYLLPFEVASVVLLVALIGSVVIARRDPDDEKRSDPVEGGEGE; encoded by the coding sequence ATGACCGCAAACGACTGGCTCGAACAATTGGGGTTCCTGCTGGTGGCCCTGTTCACGCTGGGCTGCGCGCTGGGTGTGATCCTGGCCCGAAGGGTGATGCATGCCGCCTTGTGGCTGCTGCCCACGCTGTTCGGTGTTGCCGGGGCTTTCGCGCTCATGGGCGCTCACGTGCTGTTCGCGCTGCAGATCCTGGTCTACGCCGGGGCCATCGCGGTGCTGATCCTGTTCGGCGTCATGCTCATGGAAGACACGGCGGCACGCGACCGTCTACCGCGGTGGATATCCAAACGCCTGCCGGTGAAGTACGAGCCGCAGACCAACGTGGTCCTGTACTACTACAGCGGGATGCAGCACGTGATCGCCGGAGTACTCGCCGCAGGTGGGTTATTCGTGGTCACCGTCGCCGCTCTTGCCGAAGCCGCGTGGTTCCACCAGTGGAAGCCCCTGCGGCCTGAGCTGCCCGGGCGAGGGTTAGGCACCGACGTCCAGCGCATCGGCGAGATGTTTCTGGACGCCTACCTGCTGCCTTTCGAGGTGGCGTCGGTGGTGCTGCTGGTGGCGTTGATCGGGTCTGTTGTGATTGCTCGCCGCGATCCGGATGACGAGAAGCGCAGCGACCCGGTTGAGGGGGGCGAGGGCGAGTGA